From the genome of Flavobacterium ovatum, one region includes:
- the leuB gene encoding 3-isopropylmalate dehydrogenase: protein MKYNIALLAGDGIGPEVIDQAVKVSDAIAKKFGHEITWKPALTGAAAIDAVGVPYPDETHEICVNADAVLFGAIGHPKYDNDPSAPVRPEQGLLLMRKKLGLFANVRPTFTFPSLLDKSPLKRERIEGTDLVFLRELTGGIYFGEKGRRDGGETAFDNCVYTRHEVQRLAKKGFELAMTRSKKLCCVDKANVLETSRLWRETVQAMEKDYPEVTVSYEFVDAVAMRLVQWPNSYDVLITENLFGDILTDEASVISGSMGLMPSASMGDKIALFEPIHGSYPQATGLNIANPMATVLSAAMMFENFGLMEEGQAMRDAVNKALEAGIVTEDLADGGKAYGTKEVGDWLAANI from the coding sequence ATGAAATATAATATCGCACTTTTAGCAGGGGACGGAATCGGACCAGAAGTAATTGATCAAGCAGTAAAAGTATCTGATGCAATTGCGAAAAAATTTGGACATGAAATCACATGGAAACCAGCTTTGACTGGTGCTGCTGCGATTGATGCAGTAGGAGTTCCTTATCCTGATGAAACGCATGAGATATGTGTAAATGCTGATGCTGTTCTTTTTGGAGCTATTGGTCACCCAAAATACGATAATGATCCATCTGCACCAGTTCGTCCAGAGCAAGGATTATTGTTAATGCGTAAAAAATTAGGTTTGTTCGCCAATGTACGTCCTACATTTACATTCCCTTCTTTGTTAGATAAATCTCCTTTAAAAAGAGAGCGTATCGAAGGTACTGACTTGGTTTTCTTGAGAGAGTTAACAGGAGGTATTTACTTTGGAGAAAAAGGAAGAAGAGACGGTGGAGAAACTGCTTTTGACAACTGTGTGTACACAAGACATGAAGTACAGCGTTTAGCTAAAAAAGGTTTTGAATTGGCAATGACTCGTTCAAAAAAATTATGTTGTGTAGACAAAGCAAACGTACTTGAAACATCTCGTTTATGGAGAGAAACTGTACAAGCTATGGAAAAAGATTATCCAGAAGTGACTGTTTCTTACGAATTTGTTGATGCTGTAGCCATGCGTTTGGTACAATGGCCAAATTCTTATGATGTATTAATTACGGAGAACTTATTTGGAGACATCTTAACAGATGAAGCTTCGGTAATCTCTGGATCTATGGGATTAATGCCGTCTGCATCTATGGGAGATAAAATAGCTTTATTTGAGCCTATTCACGGTTCTTACCCACAAGCAACTGGATTAAATATTGCTAACCCTATGGCTACTGTTTTATCGGCTGCTATGATGTTCGAAAACTTCGGATTGATGGAAGAAGGTCAAGCCATGAGAGATGCAGTAAACAAAGCACTAGAAGCAGGAATCGTTACTGAAGATCTTGCAGACGGTGGAAAAGCATACGGAACTAAAGAAGTTGGAGATTGGTTAGCTGCTAATATCTAA
- a CDS encoding LytTR family DNA-binding domain-containing protein: protein MLKCIVIDDEELARKLIESYIEKLDFLTLAGSFENPLDAMNLLKKETIDVVFLDIQMPQIKGTDFAKLIPPTANIIFTTAYSDYALEGFELSATDYLLKPIGFDRFLKAVQKIKKETIPVLDSITVKSGYDLFKLKYADITHIESDSEYAVFHTDSKKVMSLQSLKSLEKTLDPAVFIRVHRSYIINKTKVTGMKSRDLFLGTIAIPVSDSYYELVKKELFG from the coding sequence ATGCTTAAATGTATCGTTATTGATGATGAAGAATTGGCTCGGAAATTAATTGAAAGCTATATCGAAAAATTAGATTTTTTGACGTTGGCTGGTTCATTCGAAAATCCTTTGGACGCCATGAATCTTCTTAAAAAAGAAACTATTGATGTTGTTTTTTTAGATATTCAAATGCCACAAATTAAGGGAACTGACTTTGCGAAATTGATTCCACCAACTGCAAATATTATTTTCACAACTGCTTATTCTGATTATGCTTTAGAGGGATTTGAACTAAGCGCTACCGATTACTTACTAAAACCTATTGGGTTTGATCGTTTTTTGAAAGCAGTTCAGAAAATTAAAAAAGAAACAATTCCCGTTCTGGATAGCATTACCGTAAAATCGGGTTATGATTTATTCAAATTAAAATACGCCGACATCACCCATATCGAAAGCGATAGTGAATACGCTGTTTTTCATACTGACAGCAAAAAAGTAATGAGTTTGCAGTCTCTAAAATCATTAGAAAAAACCTTAGACCCAGCAGTTTTTATTAGAGTTCATCGTTCTTATATCATTAACAAAACCAAAGTTACTGGTATGAAAAGTAGAGATTTATTTTTAGGAACCATTGCTATTCCAGTTAGTGATAGTTATTATGAATTGGTAAAAAAAGAGCTATTCGGGTAG
- a CDS encoding sensor histidine kinase — MNKLNRTVFQLFLWAAVWIILGINQRKIMHFFNENWLAYLLQAVLIIVLVYQVAPQFLFKKKYISFTLISLGSLLISAIISTSIMQPHIGGRMQRQAPGMEMPPPPPSDGRGEIEGLRQNNLPSPIMINLLMLSVSYILAIFLETFSFAQKKEEDLILSKSENIENELKFLKSQINPHFLFNSLNNIYSLSMIDSNKAQQSILYLSDMLRYVLYDCEKPLVSIEREVTYIKDFIQLFLLKSSKKYPIETQFFIENNAVQIAPMLLIPFVENAFKHSNIENIEESFIKINIHSSDDAILFSVENTFKKGPKVQDAVGGIGIQNVKKRLNLLYPDKHTLVISEINSTFKVELKINTNA, encoded by the coding sequence ATGAATAAATTAAATAGAACCGTTTTTCAGCTTTTTCTGTGGGCTGCCGTTTGGATAATTCTTGGAATTAATCAACGAAAAATCATGCACTTTTTTAACGAAAATTGGCTTGCTTATTTATTACAAGCAGTGCTAATTATTGTGCTTGTTTACCAAGTAGCTCCACAATTTCTATTCAAAAAAAAATACATTTCTTTCACCTTAATATCCCTCGGATCCTTACTTATATCGGCTATAATTTCTACAAGTATTATGCAACCCCACATCGGTGGAAGAATGCAACGCCAAGCACCAGGAATGGAAATGCCGCCACCGCCACCAAGCGACGGTAGAGGTGAAATCGAAGGTTTGCGACAAAACAATTTGCCTTCACCTATCATGATCAATTTGCTAATGTTAAGCGTCTCCTATATTTTGGCTATTTTTTTAGAAACGTTTTCTTTTGCTCAAAAAAAAGAAGAAGATCTTATTTTGAGTAAAAGCGAGAATATCGAAAATGAATTGAAGTTTTTGAAGTCACAAATCAATCCTCATTTTTTATTTAACTCTTTGAATAATATTTATTCGCTCTCTATGATTGATTCGAATAAAGCGCAGCAGAGTATCCTGTATCTTTCAGACATGCTGCGATATGTTTTGTACGATTGTGAAAAACCATTGGTATCTATCGAAAGAGAAGTAACGTACATTAAAGATTTTATCCAATTATTTTTATTGAAAAGCAGTAAAAAATATCCAATTGAAACTCAATTTTTTATCGAAAATAATGCAGTACAAATTGCTCCTATGCTCCTTATTCCTTTTGTAGAAAATGCTTTCAAACACAGTAATATTGAAAATATTGAAGAATCGTTTATCAAGATTAACATCCATTCTTCTGACGATGCCATTCTCTTTAGTGTCGAAAACACTTTCAAAAAAGGCCCAAAAGTTCAAGATGCCGTTGGAGGAATTGGCATACAAAATGTAAAAAAACGTTTAAACTTATTATATCCAGACAAACATACATTAGTCATTTCAGAAATTAATAGTACTTTTAAAGTTGAACTAAAAATTAACACGAATGCTTAA
- a CDS encoding CotH kinase family protein: MKKITILLVLALQLFFVTSCSKEDSTVDVVEEIEEVEADDTVFEIPDWTTATHSKKADPNFVEIFDDNSVKRLDIVITSTRWKKMLADMTATYGTFGKSSGGPGLVSSDEDPLMVPAEVFYKGKEWYRVGVRFKGNSSLQSTWSSGNLKLSFKLDFDEYEDTYPQIDNQRFYGFKKLSLKNNYNDKSMLREKVATDIFRASGVISSHAAIYEVYVDYGNGPTYFGVYTLVEEVDDTLIDEFSNNDGNLYKPDGTGASFANGSFTQSVFVKKTNEDAADYTDIQNLFTALHASNRTTDAAAWRTNLESVFDTDTFLKYLAVNTVIQNWDTYGRMTHNYFLYNNPDTKKLSWIPWDNNEALQTGNQGGSYALNFSGLSSSSWPLIGYLYNDATYKAKYDTYVKSVIDNAFNETTMKAKYTAYAALVKPYAIKEVKGYTFLNSTSDFQTAIDALSAHVTARTTAVNTYLK, encoded by the coding sequence ATGAAAAAAATAACCATTTTACTAGTACTAGCACTTCAGCTGTTTTTTGTAACATCCTGTTCAAAGGAAGATTCAACCGTTGATGTGGTCGAAGAAATAGAAGAGGTTGAAGCAGATGATACCGTATTTGAGATTCCGGATTGGACAACAGCGACCCACAGTAAAAAAGCAGATCCTAATTTTGTTGAAATATTTGATGATAATTCGGTAAAAAGATTGGATATCGTGATAACTAGTACGCGCTGGAAAAAAATGCTTGCAGACATGACAGCTACCTATGGTACTTTTGGTAAAAGTTCTGGTGGCCCTGGTCTTGTATCATCAGATGAAGATCCTTTAATGGTTCCAGCCGAAGTTTTTTACAAAGGAAAAGAATGGTATCGTGTGGGTGTTCGATTCAAAGGGAATTCAAGCTTGCAATCTACTTGGTCTAGCGGAAATCTAAAACTGTCCTTTAAATTAGACTTTGACGAATATGAAGATACTTACCCTCAAATTGATAATCAACGTTTTTATGGTTTCAAGAAATTAAGCTTAAAAAACAACTACAATGACAAATCTATGTTACGCGAAAAAGTGGCTACAGATATTTTTAGAGCCTCTGGAGTTATAAGTTCACATGCTGCTATTTACGAGGTATATGTTGATTATGGTAACGGTCCAACTTACTTTGGAGTGTACACTTTGGTCGAAGAAGTAGATGACACTTTGATTGATGAGTTTTCTAACAACGATGGAAACTTATACAAGCCTGATGGCACTGGTGCTAGTTTCGCTAATGGTAGTTTTACACAATCGGTTTTTGTAAAGAAAACAAATGAAGACGCTGCTGATTATACTGATATTCAAAATTTATTCACAGCCTTGCATGCCAGTAACAGAACAACTGATGCTGCTGCTTGGAGAACGAATTTAGAATCTGTTTTTGACACCGATACTTTTTTGAAATATTTAGCCGTCAATACGGTAATTCAAAACTGGGATACCTATGGTAGAATGACGCATAATTATTTTTTATACAACAATCCTGATACAAAAAAATTATCGTGGATACCATGGGATAACAATGAAGCCTTACAAACAGGAAACCAAGGAGGTTCTTATGCTTTAAATTTCTCCGGTTTGAGTTCTTCTTCTTGGCCATTGATTGGGTATTTGTATAATGACGCTACTTACAAGGCTAAGTACGATACCTATGTAAAAAGTGTGATCGATAATGCTTTTAATGAGACCACCATGAAAGCTAAGTATACTGCTTATGCAGCGCTTGTTAAGCCTTATGCAATAAAAGAGGTCAAAGGCTATACTTTTTTAAACAGTACTTCCGATTTCCAAACTGCTATTGATGCTTTAAGTGCTCATGTTACAGCACGTACTACCGCAGTAAATACTTATTTAAAATAA
- a CDS encoding EF-hand domain-containing protein: MKNRILKIVCSLVLFLGTANAFAQPNENQERKAPPTAEQLIKEMDANKDGKLSKEELKGPIKNDFTKIDTNKDGFLSLEELKKAPKPERKKPTE; this comes from the coding sequence ATGAAAAATAGAATATTGAAAATAGTTTGCAGTCTAGTATTGTTTTTAGGAACAGCCAATGCTTTTGCACAACCAAATGAAAATCAAGAACGCAAAGCACCACCAACAGCAGAGCAATTGATTAAAGAGATGGACGCAAACAAAGACGGAAAATTATCTAAAGAGGAACTAAAAGGCCCGATAAAAAATGATTTTACTAAAATAGACACCAATAAAGACGGCTTTTTAAGTCTTGAAGAGTTAAAAAAAGCGCCTAAGCCAGAGCGTAAAAAACCAACTGAATAA
- a CDS encoding YHYH protein: MKKINLIITGMSVIALAVTSFSCSSSDDSTNATTDAGTTTGCTAVPAVFSSNYKTAVTLSADCTTVTMKSNGTPDHVTPYWGVGHALYETQTTGQTLTPGSLSAQVFSMTIPVNPVAATTKEATSLGPIGMALNGVAIYNDREGGNVPVDSNTLTTFDRAGAHSGPGGLYHYHFNGDFTSDDDAKLIGWLRDGFPIYGRKDKDGTYPSTLDSNGGHIGATVEYPNGIYHYHCSNVNYLNSGYYILKAGSYHGTKGTFSS; encoded by the coding sequence ATGAAAAAAATAAATTTAATAATAACTGGTATGAGTGTTATTGCTTTGGCGGTAACTAGCTTCTCCTGTAGTAGTAGTGATGACTCAACTAACGCTACAACAGATGCAGGAACGACTACTGGTTGTACAGCAGTTCCAGCAGTTTTTAGTAGTAATTATAAAACGGCTGTAACGTTATCTGCTGATTGTACCACGGTAACTATGAAATCTAACGGAACGCCAGATCACGTAACGCCTTATTGGGGAGTTGGACATGCATTATATGAAACGCAAACAACGGGGCAAACGCTAACTCCCGGTAGTCTTTCAGCGCAAGTTTTTTCGATGACTATTCCAGTCAATCCAGTTGCCGCAACTACAAAAGAGGCGACTTCTCTTGGACCAATTGGTATGGCATTGAATGGAGTTGCAATATATAATGATCGTGAAGGTGGAAATGTACCTGTAGATTCCAATACCCTTACAACTTTTGATAGAGCAGGAGCTCATAGTGGTCCTGGAGGATTGTACCATTACCATTTTAATGGAGATTTTACTTCGGATGACGATGCAAAATTAATTGGTTGGTTAAGAGATGGATTCCCAATTTATGGTCGAAAAGATAAAGACGGAACCTATCCTTCTACTTTGGATTCAAATGGAGGTCATATTGGTGCAACAGTTGAATATCCAAATGGTATTTATCATTACCATTGTTCGAATGTGAATTATTTGAACTCTGGTTACTATATATTAAAAGCAGGAAGTTATCATGGTACAAAAGGTACGTTTAGTTCATAA
- a CDS encoding SCO family protein: MKLNYYIIVLLGVLVLSCQEKTRKLPYYNTSDFVPVWETPESESFHKIRPFNLVDQEGKAFSEKNLEGKITVVDFFFTSCPGICPKMTNSMSKIQEEFKNDNQIQLVSHSVTPDKDSVSVMAAYGKKNNIQYNKWKLLTGDKEEIYNLGRKFYFVEEDLGENNDSSIFLHTENFVLIDKNRIIRGIYNSLDPSSMQALVEDIKVLEKE; this comes from the coding sequence ATGAAGTTAAACTATTATATCATCGTATTACTGGGAGTTTTGGTGCTTTCTTGCCAAGAGAAAACTAGGAAATTACCTTATTACAACACATCCGATTTTGTACCCGTTTGGGAAACTCCAGAAAGTGAGTCCTTTCATAAAATTCGTCCATTTAATTTGGTAGACCAAGAAGGAAAAGCATTTTCAGAGAAAAATCTAGAAGGAAAAATAACTGTAGTAGATTTCTTTTTTACCAGTTGTCCGGGGATTTGTCCAAAAATGACCAATAGTATGTCTAAGATTCAGGAGGAGTTTAAGAATGATAATCAGATACAATTGGTTTCGCATTCGGTTACGCCAGATAAGGATAGTGTTTCTGTTATGGCTGCTTATGGCAAAAAAAATAACATCCAATACAATAAGTGGAAACTGCTTACTGGGGACAAAGAAGAAATCTATAATCTAGGTCGAAAGTTTTATTTTGTCGAAGAGGACTTAGGAGAAAACAATGACAGCTCTATTTTCCTTCATACTGAAAATTTTGTTTTGATAGATAAAAACAGAATCATCCGCGGTATTTATAATAGTTTAGATCCCAGTAGTATGCAGGCTTTGGTTGAAGATATAAAAGTGTTAGAGAAGGAATAA
- a CDS encoding RNA-binding protein, protein MNIFVGSLPFSIEEADLRESFEAYGAVDSVKIITDKFTGRSKGFGFVEMPSDDDAQKAIDELNGATVQGRTIVVNKSEPKPEGERKSFNNNRGGGDSRGGYGGNSRGGENRGGGNRGGY, encoded by the coding sequence ATGAATATTTTTGTTGGAAGCCTTCCATTCAGTATTGAGGAAGCAGATTTAAGAGAGTCTTTCGAGGCTTACGGAGCAGTTGATTCAGTTAAAATTATCACTGATAAATTTACAGGAAGAAGCAAAGGATTTGGTTTTGTTGAAATGCCAAGTGATGACGATGCTCAAAAAGCGATTGACGAATTGAACGGAGCTACTGTTCAAGGACGTACAATTGTAGTAAACAAATCTGAGCCAAAACCAGAAGGCGAAAGAAAAAGTTTTAACAACAACCGTGGTGGAGGAGATTCACGTGGTGGTTATGGTGGAAACAGCCGTGGTGGAGAAAACCGTGGTGGTGGAAACAGAGGAGGATATTAA
- a CDS encoding DUF6252 family protein: protein MKKGLLYSILVICFISCEENVKFNNPSFQGVKDNVFWRAVTSTATISSGGSLTVNAYTRNEQVILKTNATTVKSYDLGTSNTITATYILTDPAGNITFATSTGKGDGQITITEYDSTNKTISGTFRFNAVNTTNNPIAEPALNFQQGVFYKVPTSP from the coding sequence ATGAAAAAAGGCCTCCTATATAGCATCCTCGTTATTTGTTTCATCTCCTGTGAAGAAAACGTAAAGTTCAATAACCCATCCTTTCAAGGGGTAAAAGACAATGTTTTTTGGAGGGCAGTCACCTCCACCGCAACCATTAGCTCTGGCGGCTCACTTACCGTAAATGCATACACTAGAAACGAACAAGTGATTTTAAAAACAAATGCCACTACCGTAAAATCTTACGACCTAGGAACCAGCAACACCATTACAGCAACCTATATATTGACAGACCCTGCAGGCAACATCACTTTTGCAACAAGTACAGGAAAAGGGGACGGACAAATTACCATCACCGAATACGATAGCACTAACAAAACCATTTCAGGAACTTTTAGATTTAATGCCGTAAACACTACAAACAATCCTATTGCAGAACCTGCTTTGAATTTCCAGCAAGGAGTATTTTACAAAGTACCTACTTCTCCTTAA
- a CDS encoding 30S ribosomal protein S16 gives MSVKIRLQRHGKKGKPFYWVVAADARSKRDGKYLEKIGTYNPNTNPATIDLNIDSAVQWLHNGAQPTDTARAILSYKGALLKHHLDGGVRKGALTQEQADAKLATWLESKSGIVDAKKDGLSKAQADVKAVAFKAEQEVNAKRIATAAQAEADAIAAAAPAVEEVAEVEAEEAPAAEESNEETQA, from the coding sequence ATGTCAGTAAAAATTAGATTACAAAGACACGGTAAAAAAGGAAAACCTTTTTACTGGGTTGTAGCTGCAGATGCACGCTCAAAAAGAGATGGTAAATACTTAGAGAAAATCGGTACTTACAATCCAAACACTAACCCAGCAACTATCGATTTGAATATTGATAGCGCAGTACAATGGTTGCACAATGGTGCTCAACCAACTGATACTGCTAGAGCAATTCTTTCTTACAAAGGAGCTTTATTGAAACACCACCTTGATGGAGGAGTTCGTAAAGGTGCTTTAACTCAAGAACAAGCTGATGCTAAATTAGCTACTTGGTTAGAATCTAAATCAGGAATTGTTGATGCTAAGAAAGATGGTTTGTCAAAAGCGCAAGCTGATGTTAAAGCTGTTGCTTTCAAAGCAGAACAAGAAGTAAATGCAAAACGTATCGCTACAGCTGCTCAGGCAGAAGCTGATGCCATTGCTGCTGCTGCACCTGCTGTAGAAGAAGTTGCAGAAGTTGAGGCTGAAGAGGCTCCAGCTGCTGAAGAATCTAACGAAGAAACTCAAGCTTAA
- the rimM gene encoding ribosome maturation factor RimM (Essential for efficient processing of 16S rRNA) yields the protein MRKEDCFYLGKIAKKFSFKGEVLAYLDTDEPELYENLESVFVECNKHLIPFFIENSSLHKNDFLRIRFEEVKNEGDADAIMGNELFLPLNMLPRLSGNKFYFHEVVGFEIEDQRLGIFGVIQSVNDTSAQPLFEVLNGNVEILVPMIDHFLVEVDRENKKVIMDLPEGLVEMYL from the coding sequence ATGCGTAAAGAAGATTGTTTCTATTTGGGTAAAATCGCTAAAAAATTTAGTTTCAAAGGGGAAGTTCTGGCCTATTTAGACACGGATGAACCTGAGTTATACGAAAACTTGGAATCAGTGTTTGTTGAATGCAACAAACACTTGATTCCTTTTTTTATTGAAAATTCTTCCCTTCACAAAAACGATTTTTTACGTATTCGTTTTGAAGAAGTCAAAAACGAAGGAGATGCCGATGCCATTATGGGTAACGAGTTGTTCCTTCCGCTTAATATGTTGCCTAGACTTAGTGGTAACAAATTTTATTTTCACGAAGTTGTTGGTTTTGAAATAGAAGACCAACGTTTAGGAATCTTTGGCGTGATTCAATCTGTCAATGATACTTCTGCTCAGCCTTTATTTGAAGTATTGAACGGAAATGTGGAAATATTAGTTCCGATGATTGACCATTTCTTGGTAGAAGTCGATCGTGAAAACAAAAAAGTCATCATGGACCTTCCAGAAGGTTTGGTAGAAATGTACTTGTAG
- a CDS encoding methyltransferase produces MFQFKQFSIEQDNTAMKVGTDGVLLGAWAPVSHRPFSILDIGAGTGLVALMLAQRTSAEQIDALEIDEDAYEQAVGNFENSPWGDRLFCYHAGLDEFVEEPEDEYDLIVSNPPFYSEDYKSNVEQRDLARFQDAMPFEELIEAADLFLSENGVFAVVIPFKEEEKFVDLAKEYELYPFKVTRVKGTPQSEIKRSLLAFGRDAEVEVVVSDLIIEVARHDYTEDYIQLTKEFYLKM; encoded by the coding sequence GTGTTTCAATTCAAGCAATTTTCTATCGAGCAGGATAACACTGCTATGAAAGTAGGTACCGATGGTGTTCTTTTGGGTGCTTGGGCGCCTGTTAGTCATCGTCCTTTTAGTATTTTGGATATTGGTGCAGGCACAGGGCTTGTTGCTTTGATGCTGGCGCAACGCACGTCTGCGGAGCAAATAGATGCTTTGGAGATTGATGAAGATGCGTACGAGCAAGCCGTGGGAAATTTTGAAAATTCTCCCTGGGGAGACCGTTTGTTTTGCTATCATGCAGGTCTGGATGAGTTTGTAGAAGAGCCAGAGGATGAGTATGATTTGATAGTTTCGAATCCGCCGTTTTATAGTGAAGATTATAAGTCAAATGTCGAGCAGCGAGATTTAGCTCGTTTTCAAGATGCGATGCCTTTTGAGGAATTGATTGAGGCGGCTGATTTGTTTTTGTCTGAAAATGGTGTCTTTGCGGTTGTTATTCCGTTTAAGGAGGAGGAGAAATTCGTGGATTTAGCTAAAGAGTATGAATTGTACCCTTTTAAAGTCACTCGTGTAAAAGGTACTCCACAGTCAGAAATAAAAAGAAGTTTGTTGGCTTTTGGTCGCGATGCGGAAGTAGAAGTTGTGGTTTCGGATTTGATTATTGAAGTTGCTAGACATGATTATACCGAAGATTATATTCAATTGACTAAAGAGTTTTATTTGAAAATGTAG
- the trxA gene encoding thioredoxin, which translates to MALAITDATFEEVVLKSDKPVLVDFWAAWCGPCRMVGPIIEELSNDYEGKVVVGKVDVDANQEFAAKYGVRNIPTVLVFHNGEVVGKQVGVAPKQTYADSLDALL; encoded by the coding sequence ATGGCATTAGCAATAACAGATGCTACTTTTGAAGAAGTAGTTTTGAAATCAGATAAACCAGTACTAGTAGATTTTTGGGCAGCTTGGTGTGGACCATGTAGAATGGTTGGGCCAATCATTGAAGAATTAAGCAATGATTACGAAGGTAAAGTTGTAGTAGGTAAAGTAGATGTAGACGCAAATCAAGAATTTGCTGCAAAATACGGTGTAAGAAATATCCCAACAGTATTGGTTTTTCATAACGGAGAAGTAGTAGGGAAGCAAGTAGGAGTAGCTCCTAAGCAGACTTACGCAGATAGTTTAGATGCTTTATTGTAA
- a CDS encoding DUF58 domain-containing protein: protein MKMESQLEKIARFQHLELLANQIVEGFISGMHKSPFHGFSAEFAEHKLYNVGESTRHIDWKLFAKTDRLYTKRFEEETNLRCHIIIDNSSSMHYPKLDSNQHFYENKIGFSVLASAVLMHLLKKQRDAVGLSVFSDDYDYYAPEKGSDRHHRMILNQLEAILEKPQVAKTTDTVSFLHQIAEKIHRRSMIVLFTDMFQLEDDEKLFEALQHLCHNKHKVVLFHVIDRKTELNFDFDNTPRKFIDVETGEEVALFSDNVQEVYKKEAEVYFKKIALTCARNRIRYVPVDVGDDFEKILLTYLVEKQKFG from the coding sequence ATGAAGATGGAATCACAATTAGAAAAAATAGCTCGTTTCCAACATCTGGAGCTTTTGGCGAATCAAATCGTCGAAGGTTTTATTTCGGGTATGCACAAAAGTCCGTTTCATGGCTTTTCGGCTGAGTTTGCAGAGCATAAGCTGTATAATGTAGGCGAAAGCACTCGGCACATTGATTGGAAGCTGTTTGCAAAGACCGATAGACTTTATACGAAGCGATTTGAGGAGGAAACTAATTTGCGGTGTCATATTATTATAGATAACTCCTCGTCGATGCATTATCCAAAGCTGGATTCTAATCAGCATTTTTACGAAAATAAGATAGGTTTTTCTGTTTTAGCTTCAGCAGTGTTGATGCATTTACTCAAGAAACAACGTGATGCGGTTGGTTTGAGTGTGTTTTCTGATGATTATGACTATTATGCGCCCGAAAAGGGTAGTGATCGTCATCATCGAATGATTTTGAATCAATTGGAAGCTATTCTAGAAAAACCGCAGGTAGCGAAAACTACAGATACGGTTTCTTTTCTGCATCAAATCGCCGAAAAGATCCATCGTCGCTCGATGATTGTGCTATTTACAGATATGTTTCAGTTGGAAGACGACGAAAAGTTGTTTGAAGCGTTGCAGCATTTGTGTCACAATAAACATAAAGTGGTGCTTTTTCATGTGATTGATCGTAAAACAGAACTTAATTTTGACTTTGATAACACGCCCAGAAAGTTTATTGATGTGGAAACGGGTGAGGAAGTAGCTCTTTTTTCGGATAATGTTCAAGAAGTTTATAAAAAAGAGGCGGAAGTCTATTTTAAAAAAATAGCGTTAACCTGTGCGCGGAACCGAATTCGGTACGTTCCTGTTGATGTAGGGGATGATTTTGAAAAAATATTACTTACTTATCTTGTTGAGAAACAAAAGTTTGGATGA
- a CDS encoding transposase, protein MLNYFDNRSTNASAESFNAKIKAFRNQFRGVRKVDFFLFRLTKLFA, encoded by the coding sequence ATTTTAAACTACTTTGATAATAGAAGTACAAATGCTTCGGCAGAATCTTTTAATGCTAAAATAAAAGCATTCAGAAATCAATTTAGAGGAGTACGAAAAGTGGATTTCTTTCTCTTTAGATTAACTAAATTATTTGCCTAA
- a CDS encoding DUF4402 domain-containing protein, with translation MKKLSLLAIIAIAAFSNNVNAQTNTEDTETTNAHAKLIKVMSVANADTDGLDFGTIVLTAAGASTVTMAAVDATRVYGANSAAAVNANQSANTAKYDVTGTPNETYALTLPTTVSLTTATLGTGLATMTIGNLKARFSGGSADAVVSKLSTTGTDSFAVGGTLNIDATQKPGDYTGTFNVTVDYN, from the coding sequence ATGAAAAAATTATCATTATTAGCTATAATAGCTATTGCTGCATTCTCAAACAATGTAAACGCTCAAACGAATACTGAAGATACTGAAACGACAAATGCACATGCTAAACTTATTAAAGTAATGAGTGTGGCAAATGCTGATACAGACGGCTTGGATTTTGGAACTATTGTTCTTACTGCAGCTGGGGCAAGTACAGTTACTATGGCGGCTGTAGATGCAACTAGGGTTTATGGAGCAAATAGTGCGGCAGCTGTAAATGCAAATCAATCTGCAAACACTGCAAAATATGATGTAACAGGTACGCCAAATGAGACTTATGCTTTGACTTTGCCTACTACAGTAAGTTTGACGACTGCAACTTTAGGAACAGGCCTTGCTACAATGACGATTGGTAATTTGAAAGCTCGTTTTAGTGGAGGTAGTGCTGATGCAGTTGTTAGTAAACTATCTACAACAGGTACTGATTCATTTGCAGTAGGAGGGACTCTAAATATTGATGCTACTCAAAAACCTGGAGACTATACAGGTACATTTAATGTTACTGTAGATTATAACTAG